One segment of Echeneis naucrates chromosome 15, fEcheNa1.1, whole genome shotgun sequence DNA contains the following:
- the LOC115055420 gene encoding carbohydrate sulfotransferase 15-like: MSLTDCKYGSNTQRHHDYSLHSLPVSGNHGKRPVGTFFDLRHVNMPENQDVKWVPQMSLANMRSVSKVRLVSFLLGLMLTFLIMASYILSLDKRGLLFTPAPYQLRPVVIPTSPATAEVGPDKNSLDMKQLVKLIGFKLEYKPRKVPDEKDVIETDSHLFSIIPRHFLPGIKNPCWYEELSGEMSTDPYRRNLFTLHSKTFKNACDHLKTDFHQHLYHKDGRQFRLRCLPYFYIIGQPKCGTTDLFNRLLLHPELKFNTMKEPHWWTRKRFGYIRFKDGFQERFPLEDYLDLFDLAAQNIQEGFSGNLSRSHSKLQLITADASASTMWDNQACSYVHGNREDTEPPFLAQDFIHLLQPSAKIIIMLRDPVERLYSDYLYFKMANKSAEDFHLKVGESVQLFQSCLSERSLRSCVYNTSLSNAMPVRLNLGMYIVFLLDWLTVFHQEQILVLRLEDYAANLKVAMKKVFHFLSVGPLSEQVETALTKRSISNTRRAADRNLGPMLPATRDLLREFHQPFNHKLAIVLDNNAFLWSNT; encoded by the exons ATGTCACTAACAGACTGCAAATATGGTAGCAACACCCAAAGGCACCACGATTACAGCCTCCACAGCTTGCCGGTGTCTGGGAACCATGGGAAAAGGCCTGTCGGGACGTTTTTTGACCTCAGGCACGTGAACATGCCTGAAAACCAGGATGTCAAGTGGGTTCCCCAGATGTCACTGGCTAACATGCGGAGCGTCTCAAAAGTCAGATTGGTCAGTTTTCTCCTGGGCCTGATGCTGACATTCCTCATCATGGCTTCCTATATCCTGTCATTGGACAAGAGAGGACTTTTGTTCACTCCTGCACCCTATCAGCTCAGACCTGTCGTCATCCCAACAAGTCCAGCGACAGCTGAAGTTGGCCCTGACAAGAATTCACTAGACATGAAACAGCTGGTGAAGTTAATCGGCTTCAAACTGGAATATAAACCCAGGAAGGTGCCTGATGAAAAGGACGTCATCGAAACAGACTCCCAT TTGTTCTCCATAATTCCTCGCCATTTCCTGCCTGGGATTAAGAATCCATGCTGGTATGAGGAGTTATCTGGTGAAATGAGCACAGATCCGTACAGGAGGAACCTTTTTACTCTGCACTCAAAGACCTTCAAGAATGCATGTGACCATCTGAAGACCGACTTCCACCAGCACTTGTACCACAAAGATGGCAGGCAGTTTCGTCTGCGCTGCTTGCCGTACTTCTACATCATCGGCCAACCAAAGTGTGGCACAACTGACCTGTTTAACAGACTGCTTCTGCATCCCGAGCTCAAATTCAACACCATGAAGGAGCCGCATTGGTGGACCAGGAAACGCTTCG GTTATATCCGTTTCAAAGATGGTTTCCAGGAAAGATTTCCCTTGGAAGATTACCTGGATCTGTTTGACTTGGCAGCACAAAACATCCAAGAAGGATTCAGTGGAAATTTATCTCGAAGCCACAGCAAACTACAGCTCATAACAG CTGATGCCAGTGCATCGACTATGTGGGACAACCAAGCCTGTAGCTATGTCCATGGAAACAGGGAGGACACAGAGCCCCCATTCCTGGCCCAGGACTTCATCCACTTACTCCAGCCTAGTgcaaaaatcatcatcatgctCAGAGATCCAGTTGAGAG GCTTTATTCTGACTACTTGTACTTTAAGATGGCCAACAAGTCAGCAGAAGACTTCCATCTGAAGGTTGGCGAATCGGTGCAGTTGTTTCAGTCTTGCTTGTCTGAGAGGTCACTTCGTTCCTGTGTCTACAACACCAGCCTCTCAAACGCCATGCCG GTGAGGCTAAATTTGGGGATGTACATTGTTTTCTTACTGGACTGGTTGACAGTTTTCCATCAGGAGCAGATTCTAGTTCTTCGACTTGAAGATTACGCAGCCAACCTTAAAGTGGCAATGAAGaaagtttttcactttttgagCGTAG GTCCCCTGTCAGAGCAAGTCGAGACAGCACTGACCAAACGGTCCATATCTAACACCCGACGGGCTGCCGACAGGAACCTGGGTCCGATGCTTCCAGCTACCAGAGACCTCCTCAGGGAATTTCATCAGCCCTTCAACCATAAACTTGCCATTGTGCTGGACAACAATGCATTTCTCTGGAGTAACACCTGA
- the LOC115055645 gene encoding G-protein coupled receptor 26-like — protein MTVCIRTADVGSSKVSMDAADIAASVLVGGIIFVSLLSNVVVLICFLYNPEIRKQVPGLFILNLTFCNLLLSVSNMPLTLVGLLTTGHPGGSVICQVVGFLDTFLTTNSMLSMAALSIDRWVAVVFPLSYHSRMRRRDAVMALLYTWIHSLCFSTVATCRSWIGYHHLYASCTLCNGRAKGAGTQFVVFTLALHSLTFLLTLIVLCVTYLKVLRVARFHCKRIDVITMQTLVLLVDIHPSVRQKCLDEQKQRRQRATKKISTFIGTFVVCFTPYVITRIVELFCPVPISPHWGVLSKCLAYSKAASDPFVYSLLRHQYRKTCSLLANKVFKKSPLNSSSLRMESSTGRSDNNINTANSIETPTDKPLGQ, from the exons ATGACAGTTTGCATCAGGACTGCTGATGTGGGATCATCCAAAGTGAGCATGGACGCGGCGGACATAGCTGCCTCCGTGCTGGTCGGGGGGATCATCTTCGTGTCGCTGCTGTCCAACGTTGTGGTGCTGATCTGCTTTCTGTACAACCCGGAGATCCGCAAACAGGTGCCCGGGCTCTTTATCCTCAACTTGACGTTTTGCAACCTGTTGTTGAGCGTGTCCAACATGCCCCTCACTCTGGTCGGGCTGCTGACCACGGGCCACCCCGGAGGCAGCGTCATCTGCCAGGTTGTGGGCTTCCTGGACACTTTCCTCACCACCAACTCCATGCTGAGTATGGCAGCGCTCAGCATCGACCGGTGGGTCGCGGTGGTGTTCCCGCTGAGTTACCACTCCAGGATGCGGCGCCGGGATGCTGTGATGGCGCTGCTCTACACCTGGATACACTCGCTCTGCTTTTCCACCGTGGCCACCTGCCGCTCCTGGATCGGTTATCACCACCTTTACGCGTCGTGCACTCTCTGCAACGGGAGGGCGAAGGGAGCCGGGACGCAGTTTGTCGTCTTCACCCTGGCCCTGCACTCTCTCACTTTCCTGCTCACGCTGATCGTGTTGTGTGTAACGTATCTGAAAGTGCTCAGAGTTGCACGCTTTCACTGCAAACGAATCGACGTGATCACTATGCAGACGCTGGTGCTGCTTGTGGACATCCACCCGAG TGTGCGGCAGAAATGCCTGGATGAGCAgaagcagaggagacagagggccACAAAGAAGATCAGTACATTCATCGGCACATTTGTGGTCTGCTTCACCCCTTATGTCATTACAAG AATTGTGGAGCTCTTCTGCCCAGTGCCCATCAGCCCTCACTGGGGTGTGCTGTCCAAATGTTTGGCTTACAGCAAGGCAGCAAGTGACCCGTTTGTCTACTCACTGCTGCGCCACCAGTACAGGAAGACCTGCAGCCTTCTGGCTAACAAAGTCTTCAAGAAGAGCCCACTcaactcctcctctctcaggatgGAGAGCAGCACGGGAAGGAGCGACAATAACATCAACACAGCCAACAGCATCGAAACGCCTACAGACAAGCCGCTCGGACAGTAA